One Oryza brachyantha chromosome 3, ObraRS2, whole genome shotgun sequence DNA segment encodes these proteins:
- the LOC102715465 gene encoding phosphatidylinositol 4-phosphate 5-kinase 4-like, whose product MHGGTTCGIVVVEAEEEEAEEGTRRRRRRRGRRRWCGRRGPRRGAAATVRVEDAGEGRGLPPPSPATGPNAGGGRSRGPRRQGETIAKGHKNYELMLNLQLGIRHAVGKQGPITLDLKSSAFDPKEKVWTRFPPEGSKYTPPHSSCDFKWKDYCPQVFRTLRKLFKVDAADYMLSLCGDQALRELSSPGKSGSFFYLTSNDQYMIKTMKKSEVKIFLKMLRAYYNHVRSFENTLVTKFFGLHCVKLAGANQKKVRFVIMGNLFCSDYSIHRRFDLKGSSLGRTTDKPQTEIDEYTTLKDLDLNFIFRLQKHWHQEFLRQVDKDCDFLEQENIMDYSLLVGVHFRDKRNILASEGSFDSDSSRASSPHLSRGDTDPNRFTKIKLGSNMPTRAELTVRKSDCNEIQIIGEPTGEFYDVVLYFGIIDILQDYDISKKLEHAYKSFQYDPTSISAVDPKQYSRRFKDFVYKAFQEDKVDI is encoded by the exons ATGCATGGGGGCACCACGTGCGGCAttgtggtggtggaggcggaggaggaggaggcggaggaggggacgaggaggcggaggcggaggcgggggcggaggaggtggtgcgGACGACGAGGGCCCAGGCGCGGCGCCGCAGCGACGGTGAGGGTggaggacgccggcgaggggagggggctgccgccgccgtcgccggcgacggggcctaacgccggcggcggccggtcgCGCGGGCCGCGGCGGCAGGGCGAGACCATCGCCAAGGGCCACAAGAACTATGAGCTCATGCTCAACCTCCAGCTTGGCATCAG ACATGCAGTAGGAAAGCAAGGCCCGATTACGCTTGATTTGAAGTCATCAGCTTTTGACCCAAAGGAGAAAGTATGGACAAGATTCCCTCCAGAAGGTTCAAAATACACCCCTCCTCACAGTTCTTGCGATTTCAAATGGAAGGATTACTGCCCGCAAGTGTTTCG GACACTGCGCAAGTTATTCAAGGTTGATGCGGCAGATTATATGTTATCCCTTTGCGGTGACCAGGCTCTCCGGGAGCTCTCGTCCCCTGGTAAGAGTGGAAGCTTCTTTTATCTCACCAGCAATGATCAATACATGATAAAGACTATGAAGAAATCAGAAGTAAAG ATATTTCTCAAGATGCTTCGAGCTTACTACAATCATGTGCGGTCATTTGAGAACACTCTAGTTACCAAGTTTTTCGGCCTTCATTGTGTAAAGTTAGCTGGGGCTAACCAAAAGAAG GTTCGTTTTGTCATCATGGGAAACTTGTTCTGTTCTGATTACTCTATTCATAGACGATTTGATCTGAAAGGCTCGTCGCTTGGACGTACAACAGACAAGCCACAAACAGAAATTGATGAGTACACTACCTTGAAAGACCTTGATCTTAACTTTATATTTCGATTACAAAAGCACTGGCACCAAGAGTTCCTAAG ACAAGTCGACAAGGATTGCGACTTTCTTGAGCAGGAAAATATCATGGATTATAGTCTATTGGTGGGTGTACATTTCagagataaaagaaatatactAGCAAGTGAAg GTTCTTTTGATAGTGATAGTAGCAGAGCATCATCGCCTCACCTGTCTAGAGGAGATACCGATCCAAACAG GTTTACAAAGATAAAACTTGGGTCCAATATGCCTACAAGAGCTGAGCTAACAGTACGAAAGAGTGACTGTAACGAAATCCAGATTATCGGAGAGCCTACAGGGGAGTTCTATGATGttgtattatattttgggattaTAGACATCCTTCAAGACTATGATATCAGCAAAAAGCTTGAGCATGCATACAAATCTTTTCAGTATGACCCAACATCTATTTCAGCAGTAGATCCAAAACAGTATTCCAGACGCTTTAAAGATTTTGTATACAAAGCGTTCCAAGAAGACAAGGTGGACATCTGA